The following are encoded in a window of Pseudomonas graminis genomic DNA:
- a CDS encoding MgtC/SapB family protein, with product MNAWWEEVVETLQAEFSDITDAGQITRVTIRLVIAALLGGILGFEREHKGKAAGVRTHMLVCMGAALFVLVPRMAGADDAALSRVVQGIVAGIGFLGAGTILKGDALNATQVKGLTTAAGLWMTAAIGIAAGMGREMTAVLSTLLALGIFSLMPRIVRRFESPEERAKDPARRTGGDAQEP from the coding sequence ATGAATGCCTGGTGGGAAGAAGTCGTAGAAACACTGCAGGCCGAGTTTTCTGATATCACGGATGCCGGGCAGATCACCCGCGTGACCATACGCCTGGTGATCGCGGCCCTGCTGGGCGGGATTCTGGGTTTCGAGCGGGAGCACAAGGGCAAGGCCGCCGGGGTTCGCACCCACATGCTGGTGTGCATGGGCGCCGCATTATTTGTGCTGGTGCCCCGTATGGCCGGTGCCGACGACGCCGCACTCAGCCGGGTAGTGCAGGGGATTGTCGCGGGGATCGGCTTTCTCGGAGCCGGGACCATCCTCAAGGGCGATGCTCTCAATGCGACACAAGTGAAGGGCCTGACCACGGCAGCCGGCCTGTGGATGACGGCGGCCATCGGTATCGCGGCGGGAATGGGCAGGGAAATGACGGCGGTGCTGAGCACATTGCTGGCGCTGGGGATTTTCAGTCTGATGCCGCGGATTGTGAGGCGCTTTGAATCGCCGGAAGAACGCGCCAAGGACCCGGCCCGCCGCACCGGTGGCGATGCGCAGGAGCCGTGA
- the mapR gene encoding GntR family transcriptional regulator MpaR (MapR regulates genes involved in Pseudomonas quinolone signal (PQS) production and anthranilate metabolism), producing MKRYEKFADDIAELIRTGVLAAGQRVPSVRYASQTHGISPSTVFQAYYLLERRGLIRARPRSGYFVNDSVRLQGLGDPAPEQDARPAPQVSESTEVDVSDLVFSVLESIKDPNIVSFGSAFPSAGLFPLQRLARSLASATRDMDPSMVVSDLSPGNPALRRQIALRYMVSGQMLPMDELLITNGALEALNLCLQAVTEPGDLVAIEAPAFYACLQVLERLKLKAVEIPVHPQQGIDLAVLEQALERYPIKACWSMTSFQNPTGATVPELRKRELVELLRRHEVPLIEDDVYAELYYGQHAPKPAKAFDTEGLVLHCGSFAKSLAPGYRVGWVAAGRYAQKVERLKIMTSLCASMPAQAAIADYLQHGGYDRHLRKLRHSLEDQQRAMLGAIARHFPAQTRVSQPTGGYFLWVELPEQIDSLKVFQAALAQGISIAPGPMFSPTRRFKHFIRLNYGSPWGETSERAMETLGKIIRSMMG from the coding sequence ATGAAGCGTTATGAAAAGTTTGCCGATGACATTGCCGAGCTGATTCGCACTGGGGTGCTGGCTGCAGGTCAGCGCGTGCCGTCGGTGCGCTATGCCAGCCAGACCCACGGCATCAGCCCGTCGACGGTGTTCCAGGCCTATTATCTGCTGGAGCGGCGGGGTCTGATCCGGGCGCGCCCGCGTTCAGGCTACTTCGTCAACGACAGCGTCCGCCTGCAAGGCTTGGGCGATCCGGCGCCGGAGCAGGATGCGCGCCCTGCGCCCCAAGTGAGCGAATCCACCGAAGTCGACGTCAGCGACCTGGTGTTCTCGGTGCTTGAATCGATCAAGGACCCGAACATCGTGTCATTCGGCTCCGCCTTTCCCAGCGCCGGGCTGTTCCCGCTGCAGCGCCTGGCCCGCTCTCTCGCCAGCGCCACCCGCGACATGGACCCCAGCATGGTGGTCAGCGACCTCTCACCCGGCAATCCGGCCCTGCGCCGGCAGATCGCGCTGCGTTACATGGTCTCCGGGCAGATGTTGCCCATGGACGAACTGTTGATCACCAACGGCGCCCTCGAGGCCCTGAATCTGTGCCTGCAAGCGGTGACCGAGCCCGGTGATCTGGTGGCCATCGAGGCCCCGGCATTCTACGCCTGCCTGCAGGTGCTCGAACGGCTCAAGCTCAAAGCGGTGGAAATTCCGGTGCACCCGCAACAGGGCATTGACCTGGCGGTGCTGGAACAGGCGCTGGAGCGTTACCCGATCAAGGCCTGCTGGAGCATGACGAGTTTCCAGAACCCGACCGGGGCGACGGTGCCCGAGTTGCGCAAACGGGAGCTGGTCGAGCTTTTGCGCAGGCATGAAGTGCCGCTGATCGAGGATGACGTCTACGCCGAGCTGTATTACGGCCAGCACGCGCCGAAACCGGCGAAGGCGTTTGACACCGAAGGTTTGGTGCTGCATTGCGGCTCGTTCGCCAAGAGCCTCGCGCCTGGTTATCGGGTGGGATGGGTGGCCGCCGGGCGTTATGCGCAGAAGGTCGAGCGGCTGAAAATCATGACCTCGCTGTGCGCCTCAATGCCCGCCCAGGCCGCCATTGCCGATTACCTGCAGCACGGCGGTTACGACCGCCACCTGCGCAAGTTGCGCCACAGCCTGGAAGATCAGCAGCGCGCGATGCTTGGCGCCATCGCCCGGCACTTCCCCGCGCAGACCCGCGTCAGCCAGCCCACCGGCGGGTATTTCCTGTGGGTTGAACTGCCGGAACAGATCGACTCGCTCAAGGTGTTCCAGGCCGCACTCGCCCAGGGCATCAGCATCGCGCCCGGGCCGATGTTCTCGCCAACGCGGCGCTTCAAACACTTCATCCGCTTGAACTACGGCAGCCCTTGGGGTGAAACGTCTGAACGGGCGATGGAGACGCTGGGGAAGATCATTCGCTCGATGATGGGTTAG
- a CDS encoding putative bifunctional diguanylate cyclase/phosphodiesterase, whose product MLIGHYTYSLVLISVLVAILASYTTLDLAGRIASASGRARMLWVCGGALSMGVGIWSMHFIGMLAFTLPIPLAYDIPLTLLSLLITIFTSGLALWLVSHDRVPVLNIVLGAFVMGLGSSTMHYTGMAAMRMQPGIDYDPTLFGLSLVIAVTASAAALSIAVRLRKETPYVRLARSGAAVIMGFAILGMHYTAMTAANFPAGSFCGAIPGGLLPDGLDKLVLIASLTVLGITLLTSVLDARMAARTAQLSLSLKEANRELTQLALHDNLTGLPNRILLADRIDQAMHKVDAQGGMFALMFLDLDGFKPVNDAFGHHVGDQLLRAVAVRMRENFHRHDTLARIGGDEFVLLVELDDGEEAVSVASRQVALVSQPFSVQEHDLQVTVSIGISLYPGNGRTQQELLMNADAAMYHAKSAGKNGYSFFDASMNTNARNQLQLLQDLRLALREGQFCLHYQPKFSAGTHRPIGAEALMRWNHPQLGLLMPDTFMGLAEKTGLIIPIGEWVLNEACRQMKRWYDAGYTDWRIAVNLSALQFSHVGLVETVTDALATHGLPANCLTLEITETTAMSDADASMTVLQKLSDMDVDLSIDDFGTGYSSLMYLKRLPANELKIDRGFVRDLEDDSDDAAIVSAIVALGQALNLRIVAEGVETASQQSFLTRLGCDSLQGFLLGHPLPAERFMADIEACRRRLSEITN is encoded by the coding sequence ATGTTGATAGGCCATTACACCTACTCGCTGGTTCTGATTTCAGTCCTGGTAGCGATTCTCGCGTCCTATACGACCCTTGATCTGGCGGGGCGCATTGCCTCGGCCAGCGGTCGGGCACGAATGCTGTGGGTGTGCGGCGGCGCGCTGTCGATGGGTGTCGGCATCTGGTCCATGCATTTCATCGGCATGCTTGCGTTCACGCTGCCCATCCCGCTGGCGTACGACATCCCGCTGACACTGCTGTCGCTGCTGATCACCATCTTTACTTCCGGTCTTGCGTTGTGGCTGGTCAGTCACGATCGCGTTCCCGTGTTGAACATTGTCCTCGGCGCATTCGTCATGGGCCTGGGCAGCAGCACCATGCATTACACCGGCATGGCGGCAATGCGCATGCAGCCGGGCATCGACTACGACCCCACCTTGTTCGGCCTGTCGCTGGTGATTGCCGTCACCGCGTCAGCCGCAGCGCTAAGCATCGCCGTGCGGCTGCGCAAGGAAACCCCTTACGTGCGTCTGGCCCGCAGCGGCGCGGCGGTGATCATGGGCTTCGCCATCCTCGGCATGCACTACACCGCCATGACCGCCGCCAACTTCCCGGCCGGCAGTTTCTGCGGCGCGATTCCCGGTGGCTTGCTTCCCGACGGTCTGGACAAGCTGGTATTGATCGCCAGCCTCACGGTGCTGGGCATTACCTTGTTGACCTCCGTACTGGATGCGCGCATGGCGGCGCGTACTGCCCAATTGTCGCTGTCGCTGAAAGAAGCCAATCGCGAGCTGACGCAACTGGCCCTGCACGACAACCTCACCGGGTTGCCTAACCGCATTCTGCTGGCCGATCGCATTGATCAGGCCATGCACAAAGTGGACGCTCAGGGCGGCATGTTCGCGCTGATGTTTCTGGATCTGGACGGCTTCAAACCGGTCAACGACGCATTCGGCCATCACGTCGGCGACCAGCTCCTGCGGGCGGTGGCCGTGCGGATGCGCGAAAACTTCCATCGCCACGACACCCTGGCGCGCATCGGCGGCGATGAATTTGTGCTGCTGGTCGAACTGGATGATGGCGAAGAAGCGGTCAGCGTCGCCTCGCGTCAGGTAGCCCTGGTCAGCCAGCCGTTCAGCGTGCAGGAACATGACCTTCAGGTGACGGTGAGCATCGGCATCAGCCTGTACCCGGGCAACGGCCGCACCCAGCAGGAACTGCTGATGAACGCCGACGCCGCCATGTACCACGCCAAGAGCGCCGGGAAGAACGGCTACAGCTTCTTCGACGCGTCGATGAACACCAACGCGCGCAATCAGTTGCAGCTGTTGCAGGACCTGCGCCTGGCGCTGCGCGAAGGGCAGTTCTGCCTGCATTACCAGCCAAAGTTCTCTGCAGGCACCCACCGGCCGATCGGTGCCGAGGCATTGATGCGCTGGAATCATCCGCAGCTCGGGCTGCTGATGCCGGATACATTCATGGGTCTGGCGGAAAAAACCGGGTTGATCATCCCGATCGGCGAGTGGGTACTGAACGAGGCCTGCCGGCAGATGAAGCGCTGGTACGACGCTGGCTACACCGACTGGCGCATCGCGGTGAACCTGTCGGCGTTGCAGTTCAGTCACGTCGGGCTGGTCGAAACCGTCACAGACGCACTGGCCACCCATGGGCTGCCGGCCAATTGCCTGACCCTGGAAATCACCGAAACCACTGCCATGAGTGACGCCGACGCCAGCATGACCGTGCTGCAGAAGCTGTCGGACATGGACGTTGACCTGTCCATCGACGATTTCGGCACCGGTTATTCCAGCCTCATGTACCTCAAGCGCCTGCCGGCCAACGAGTTGAAGATCGACCGCGGTTTCGTCCGCGATCTGGAAGACGACAGCGATGACGCCGCCATTGTCTCGGCCATCGTTGCGCTGGGCCAGGCCCTGAACCTGCGCATCGTCGCAGAGGGTGTCGAGACCGCCAGCCAGCAAAGTTTTCTCACGCGACTGGGTTGTGACTCGTTGCAGGGTTTTCTGTTGGGTCATCCGCTGCCGGCCGAGCGCTTCATGGCGGACATTGAAGCCTGCCGGCGTCGACTCAGCGAAATCACCAATTGA
- a CDS encoding efflux transporter outer membrane subunit, whose protein sequence is MKTPDLQRTLPFRRSFGVALCALLLSACAVGPDYQTPDMPTPAHFKQAEGWTQANPSDAIARGAWWEIYGDAQLNALVEKLNTSNQTVAQYEAQYRQAAALVRSARGAFFPTLGLTTSKNRSSQGTGSSSSSLSSSSSGIRDTYNAQLGVSWEADVWGKLRRGLEADKASAQASLADLASMRLSLQSQLVQSYLQLRVIDEQKRLLEATVDAYQRSLTMTQNQYRAGISGRDATAQAQTQLKSTQADLIDLQWQRAQFENAIAVLMGQAPADFSLAATTSIPAVPQIPAQLPSQLLERRPDIAAAERSVMTANANIGVAKAAYYPDLTLSMSGGYSSSTVSNWISLPNRFWSVGPQLAMTLFDGGQRAAEVDRTEAVYDQTVAQYRQTVLDGFKEVEDYMAQLRVYEQEAGVRDEALQSARDSLRLTNNQYKAGLIGYLDVVNVQTTALSNERSVLNVLESRLVASAQLIAALGGGWDVATGLTPGKDISER, encoded by the coding sequence ATGAAAACGCCTGACCTGCAGCGGACGTTGCCGTTTCGCCGGAGCTTCGGCGTGGCCCTGTGCGCGCTGCTGCTGAGTGCCTGTGCCGTCGGCCCCGATTACCAGACGCCGGACATGCCGACCCCGGCGCACTTCAAGCAAGCCGAGGGCTGGACCCAGGCCAACCCGAGTGATGCGATAGCGCGCGGCGCGTGGTGGGAAATCTATGGCGACGCCCAGCTCAACGCCCTGGTCGAGAAGCTCAACACGTCCAACCAGACCGTGGCGCAATACGAGGCGCAGTACCGGCAGGCTGCGGCACTGGTGCGCAGTGCGCGTGGCGCGTTTTTTCCGACCCTGGGCCTGACCACCAGCAAAAACCGCTCAAGCCAGGGCACCGGCAGCAGCAGTTCGAGCCTGAGCAGTTCCAGCAGCGGCATCCGGGACACCTACAACGCACAGTTGGGCGTGAGCTGGGAAGCCGACGTGTGGGGCAAGTTGCGCCGTGGCCTGGAAGCCGACAAGGCCAGCGCCCAGGCCAGCCTCGCCGATCTGGCGTCGATGCGCCTGAGCCTGCAGTCTCAACTGGTGCAGAGCTACCTGCAACTGCGGGTAATCGACGAGCAGAAACGTTTGCTCGAAGCAACGGTCGATGCCTACCAGCGCTCGCTGACCATGACCCAGAACCAGTACCGCGCCGGGATTTCCGGCCGTGATGCCACCGCCCAGGCGCAGACGCAACTCAAGAGCACCCAGGCCGACCTGATCGACCTGCAATGGCAGCGCGCCCAGTTCGAAAACGCGATTGCCGTGCTGATGGGCCAGGCGCCGGCGGACTTCAGCCTCGCGGCCACAACGTCGATTCCGGCGGTGCCGCAGATCCCGGCGCAGCTGCCGTCGCAATTGCTTGAGCGCCGCCCGGACATCGCCGCTGCCGAGCGATCGGTGATGACCGCCAACGCCAATATCGGCGTGGCCAAGGCCGCGTATTACCCGGACCTGACCCTGAGCATGAGCGGTGGTTACAGCAGCAGCACGGTCAGCAACTGGATTTCCCTGCCCAACCGCTTCTGGTCGGTCGGCCCGCAGTTGGCGATGACCCTGTTCGATGGCGGCCAGCGCGCTGCTGAAGTGGACCGCACCGAAGCCGTCTACGACCAGACCGTCGCCCAGTACCGCCAGACCGTGCTCGACGGTTTCAAGGAGGTCGAGGACTACATGGCGCAGCTGCGCGTGTATGAGCAGGAAGCGGGCGTGCGTGACGAGGCCCTGCAATCGGCGCGTGATTCGTTGCGCCTGACCAACAACCAGTACAAAGCCGGGCTGATCGGTTATCTGGACGTGGTCAACGTGCAGACCACGGCCTTGAGCAACGAACGCAGCGTGCTGAACGTGCTGGAAAGCCGGCTGGTCGCCAGCGCACAACTGATCGCGGCACTCGGCGGTGGCTGGGACGTGGCGACCGGGCTGACGCCGGGCAAGGACATATCGGAGCGCTAG
- a CDS encoding efflux RND transporter permease subunit, producing MNLSGPFIKRPVATMLLSLAIMLLGGMSFGLLPVSPLPNMDFPVIVVSASLPGASPEIMASSVATPLERSLGVIAGVNTMSSRSSQGSTRIILQFDMDRDINGAAREVQAAINASRSLLPSGMRSMPTYKKVNPSQAPIMVLSLTSDVLEKGELYDMASTILSQSLSQVNGVGEVQIGGSSLPAVRVELEPKLLSQYGVSLDEVRTTISNANVRRPKGSVENSEHNWQVQANDQLEKAKDYESLIIHYANGAALRLKDVAKVKDSVEDRYNSGFFNDKAAVLLVINRQAGANIIETVAAIKAQLPALQAVLPASVKLDLAMDRSPVIKATLHEAEMTLLIAVVLVILVVFLFLGNFRASLIPTLAVPVSLVGTFAIMYLYGFSLNNLSLMALILATGLVVDDAIVVLENISRHIDAGVPPMEAAYLGAKEVGFTLLSMNVSLVAVFISILFMGGLVESLFREFSITLSVSIVVSLVVSLTLTPMLCARWLKPHVPGTENRLQRWSQRVNDRMVAGYDRSLRWVLRHRRLTLLTLLLTIVGNVALYVVVPKTFLPQQDTGQLMGFVRGDDGLSFSVMQPKMDTFRSAILKDPAVESVAGFIGGNGGTGNAFIIVRLKPIKERNIGAMAVVERLRKEMPLVPGGRLFLQPDQDLQLGGGREQTTSQYQYILQSGDLETLRLWYPKIVAALKSLKELTAIDANDGGGTQQVTLIVDRDAAKRLGIDMNMVTTVLNNAYSQRQVSTIYDPLNQYQVVMEVNPKYALDPTTLEQVQVITADGARVPLSTIARYERSLEDDRVSHDGQFASENISFDLADGVTLDQANVAIERAVAAVGLPEDVIAKMAGTSDAFAATQKNQPWMILGALVAVYLVLGILYESYIHPLTILSTLPSAGVGALLSIYLTGGQFSLISLLGLFLLIGVVKKNAILMIDLALQLERQGGMTPVESIRNACLQRLRPILMTTLAAILGAVPLLLSSAEGAEMRRPLGLTIIGGLILSQILTLYTTPVVYLYLDRLRHRFNTWRGVQTDAALETPL from the coding sequence ATGAATCTGTCCGGGCCCTTCATCAAACGCCCCGTGGCCACCATGCTCCTGAGCCTGGCGATCATGCTGCTGGGCGGGATGAGCTTCGGTTTGCTGCCGGTGTCGCCGCTGCCGAACATGGATTTCCCGGTGATCGTGGTCAGCGCCTCGCTGCCCGGCGCCAGCCCGGAAATCATGGCGTCCAGCGTGGCGACGCCGCTGGAGCGCTCCCTCGGGGTGATTGCCGGGGTCAACACCATGAGCAGCCGTTCGAGCCAGGGCTCGACGCGGATCATTCTGCAGTTCGACATGGACCGCGACATCAACGGTGCTGCGCGGGAAGTGCAGGCGGCCATCAACGCATCGCGCAGCCTGCTGCCCAGCGGGATGCGCAGCATGCCGACCTACAAGAAGGTCAACCCGTCCCAGGCGCCGATCATGGTGCTGTCGCTGACCTCCGACGTGCTGGAGAAGGGCGAGCTGTACGACATGGCCTCCACGATCCTGTCCCAGAGCCTGTCCCAGGTGAACGGCGTCGGCGAAGTGCAGATCGGCGGCAGTTCGCTGCCCGCCGTGCGCGTGGAGCTGGAACCCAAGCTGCTGTCCCAGTACGGCGTGTCGCTGGATGAAGTGCGCACCACCATCTCCAATGCCAACGTGCGCCGCCCGAAAGGCTCGGTGGAGAACAGCGAGCACAACTGGCAGGTGCAGGCCAACGACCAGTTGGAGAAGGCAAAGGATTACGAATCGCTGATCATCCATTACGCCAATGGCGCGGCGTTGCGGCTCAAAGACGTCGCCAAGGTCAAGGACTCGGTGGAAGACCGCTACAACAGCGGCTTCTTCAATGACAAAGCCGCTGTGCTGCTGGTGATCAACCGCCAGGCCGGCGCCAACATCATCGAAACCGTGGCGGCGATCAAGGCGCAGTTGCCGGCGTTGCAGGCGGTGCTCCCCGCCAGCGTCAAGCTCGACCTGGCCATGGACCGCTCGCCGGTGATCAAGGCCACGCTGCACGAAGCCGAGATGACTTTGCTGATCGCCGTGGTCCTGGTGATCCTGGTGGTGTTCCTGTTTCTCGGAAACTTCCGCGCCTCGCTGATCCCGACCCTGGCGGTGCCGGTGTCGCTGGTCGGCACCTTCGCGATCATGTACCTGTACGGTTTCTCGCTGAATAACCTGTCGCTGATGGCACTGATTCTCGCCACCGGGCTGGTGGTCGACGATGCCATCGTCGTGCTGGAAAACATCTCCCGGCACATCGACGCAGGCGTGCCGCCCATGGAGGCGGCTTATCTCGGCGCCAAAGAAGTCGGCTTCACGCTGCTGTCGATGAACGTCTCGCTAGTGGCGGTGTTTATCTCGATCCTGTTCATGGGCGGGCTGGTGGAGAGCCTGTTCCGCGAGTTTTCCATCACGCTGTCGGTGTCCATCGTTGTTTCGCTGGTGGTCTCGCTGACCCTGACGCCGATGCTCTGCGCGCGCTGGCTCAAGCCCCACGTGCCGGGCACGGAAAATCGCCTGCAACGCTGGAGCCAGCGGGTCAATGATCGCATGGTCGCAGGCTACGACCGCAGCCTGCGCTGGGTGCTGCGCCACCGGCGCCTGACCCTGCTGACGCTGCTGTTGACCATCGTCGGCAACGTCGCGCTGTACGTTGTGGTGCCCAAGACCTTCCTGCCGCAGCAGGACACCGGCCAGTTGATGGGGTTTGTGCGGGGGGATGACGGCCTGTCGTTCTCGGTGATGCAGCCGAAGATGGACACGTTCCGCTCGGCGATCCTCAAGGACCCGGCCGTGGAAAGCGTTGCGGGCTTCATCGGCGGCAACGGCGGCACCGGCAACGCGTTCATCATCGTCCGTTTGAAGCCGATCAAGGAACGCAACATCGGCGCCATGGCAGTGGTCGAACGGCTGCGCAAGGAAATGCCCCTGGTGCCCGGGGGGCGCCTGTTTCTGCAACCCGATCAGGATTTGCAATTGGGCGGCGGTCGCGAGCAGACCACTTCGCAATACCAGTACATCCTGCAAAGCGGCGACCTGGAAACCCTGCGCCTGTGGTACCCGAAGATCGTCGCGGCACTGAAGTCACTTAAGGAACTGACTGCCATCGACGCCAACGACGGCGGCGGTACCCAGCAAGTGACGCTGATCGTCGACCGCGATGCGGCCAAGCGCCTTGGCATCGACATGAACATGGTCACCACGGTCCTGAACAACGCCTACAGCCAGCGTCAGGTGTCGACCATTTATGACCCGCTGAACCAGTATCAGGTGGTCATGGAGGTCAACCCGAAATACGCCCTCGACCCGACCACGCTGGAGCAGGTTCAGGTGATCACTGCCGACGGCGCGCGGGTGCCGCTGTCGACCATCGCCCGTTACGAGCGCAGTCTGGAGGACGACCGGGTCAGCCATGACGGCCAGTTCGCCTCGGAAAACATCTCCTTCGACCTGGCCGATGGCGTCACCCTCGATCAGGCCAACGTCGCCATCGAACGCGCAGTCGCGGCGGTGGGCCTGCCCGAAGACGTGATCGCCAAGATGGCCGGGACCTCCGACGCCTTCGCCGCGACCCAGAAGAACCAGCCATGGATGATCCTCGGGGCGCTGGTGGCGGTGTATCTGGTGCTGGGCATTCTCTACGAAAGCTACATCCACCCGCTGACCATTCTCTCGACGCTGCCCTCGGCCGGGGTCGGCGCGCTGTTGAGCATCTACCTCACCGGCGGGCAATTCAGCCTGATCTCGCTGTTGGGCTTGTTTCTGCTCATCGGCGTGGTGAAGAAAAACGCGATTCTGATGATCGACCTCGCGTTGCAACTCGAACGCCAGGGCGGCATGACCCCGGTGGAATCGATTCGCAACGCCTGCCTGCAGCGTCTGCGGCCCATTCTGATGACCACGCTGGCGGCGATCCTCGGTGCCGTGCCGTTGCTGCTGAGCAGCGCCGAAGGCGCGGAAATGCGCCGGCCACTGGGCCTAACCATTATCGGCGGGCTGATCCTCAGCCAGATCCTCACGCTGTACACCACGCCCGTGGTTTACCTTTATCTCGACCGTCTGCGCCATCGTTTCAACACATGGCGCGGGGTGCAGACGGATGCTGCCCTGGAAACTCCGCTATGA